cacatatcttctttaaacatggaagtaatataatgagtcagctattgtcaatataaattcttgatcttgattgtatgttccatttcgtttttactgttgtaagtaaaagtttgatacctttgaaagttctttgttaaagtttcacactaccttaattgagtgggagaattttaaaattctatacccatcttcattaggttgatacttgtgataggtacttaagaacaatactgaaaagcaaatctaaccattcacatggataggaatagcttatcagaattatgagaataagataaagaactttagttcagtccattcgaatgacttgaaccaagaattcttaatcctcataaaattttatggtatcttaattttgattactttatctctggcatgtatttttcacttcaaaatactagtctgctatgttgatgacttagtcttaacttaaagtttcagactaatacaaaagtcacaactaggtaactctctaaacaatcagaggttaaaagtattatttaaccagacatctgctattgagtgggagctatctgagatgtaatcaaatagggaacattagaagatattcaagaaagatttatgagaGTGATcgatatgtcagatattaaggaactgtgtatcagttgtctttgtatcacaccatctaatttcgaaattctgtaagatggtgcttactttgggggtggaggaattattgtataataattcaagctctaccagagaagaactataacttggtctattcgaaaataccagaaagttatatcactgaagataagtctacactgtattatctcaattacatattttaaaatatgagagatatgtcttctgttaattcagatgtactttcaaaacagtaaagatttcagtatcccttgatgagtaaagcatatagtaaaggatgtttcataagagtatttatgaactagttccagaagtttgggtggattcaaatatactacacttgatctgaagatcgagacatcagattgacctatttgcacagtttgttttatattagtgcaagtgggagtttgttgggttttatgccctaaataaaactctttacaatctgattagttatcaatataagaaatttgaagtgattgatgtttgcatgaattttacatgctaatggtttaatatgtttaatatgtttattacattcatacacacaaaattagttaaatccagatcatatgtttattcacaattacagtatcgtcaacacagtggaatgtgattgtgatcatatgaatcaaaagttttggtccctgtttcatcagtgttattggatttacactaatgtgataatcagcgatgatgtatacttacacttggagtaagtgttatgttctttccaggacattagtaaagtatactagtttcgaatgtatggagtatacattggactggaccgatattgcaactaagttaagatattacaaacttaccgttatacatatctttccaagtcaatatcagtagttgatcttaagattaaaagaatctaaatcctaatatgcttaggctcaactcaggattgttattcatgttctttgatttattagttaagcctacttttgggtcagggtgatacgtatattttgggaacatgatagtatgattgagtgggagtgctgaacataaatatggaatctatagcttctactggtgtatagaagtcaagtgatgattcccttcgagcttagcaaatagaagtaaatggatgagctcttgttaactgactaattattagatcactaaacaccatttacaggtagctaagtgttttaaggggcaaaatacattgaggggtgagaacggtaaagaaatcccatctcgatgtagatcatctatatagaggatctttaaatcacaataagattataacaatggttaaatgagatagtatattgatatcgtggaacatacaatatgctctatataagtctgagagtgcaattctaagttctaagagtggattcaacgaagaattaataagtaggaatttacttggtaaatttggttcacttattggaagctcagcatatagatccatggtccccattctagttgagaacattctgcttgtaagactcattaattgattcgtgattgatcaattataattctaaagttagactatgtctaattttatgaattttcactaagcaggggtgaaattgtaaagaaaagagtttctaggtttatttatttattaatagactttatttgtctaattaataattaaaataaatgacaatattatttaataatgtattttagttattaaataattagttttggtatttaaaaggttagaattggaaaattggcgtttttgagaaaatagagataaaatttgataaaactgcaaaatcaagtgaggcccaatactacaccatggccggccacttattgtgggatttcaaattaatatttttattattttaatgccaaataattcctaacctaaacctagtagttgcctataaatagaaagtgatggctcagacaaatcacaagttttcgataaccttttctgacagaaatttctctcttcagaaaaactgagccttccccactttctatacctggccgaaatcatccctctcttttcccttcatcaatttcgtgaccctagtgaaagagtgagtgcccacacacagcaagcagtaactcaatcatagattggaagactgtgaaggatcaaacttgaagaagaaggacattcgggctcagatcttgattatactcgctacgtaaaggatacaagggttagagatctgagtggaaggagacattaattccgctgcatcaatgtaaggttttcttaactttatatgtgtttgatttatcgttttagaaagttcatatttaggatgtttaaacaacatacttgtgagtagatctaagatcctggtaaaataaattccaacagttagAAGATCTGACACTGTCATATTGGCATCTGAGTGATATCTAAGATAAGGAAGTTTGCCATATCCTGGAATCCAGGCATCATTAAAGATGGAGATGGTGGTACCATCACCAATTGATCTTTGAAGACCTGACTGGAGAAATTCTTTGCCCCAATTGATACTGGACCAAACAAGGGAGGGTCTATGGCCCTTGCCAGAGTTAAATAAACTGGAGTGTGGAAAGTAACGGGATTTAAGGAGAGTGGCAACAAGAGAGTGAGGATATTGAAGATGCCGCCAAGCTTGTTTAGCCAACATCGCCTGATTGAAAGCTTTCATAGATCGAAATCCAAGACCTCCATGGAATTTTGAAAAGCAAAGGAAGGACCAAGCTTTCCAATGAATTTTCTGGTTATGCTCGGTTTCGCCCCACCAAAATCGAGCCATCAGAGACTCAAGCTTAGAATGAAAGGAGGCAGGGAGCCTAAAGCAAGCCATAGCATATGAAGGAATGGCTTGAACAACCGATTTTAAAAGGACTTCTTTACCTCCTTTTGAAAAAAGCTTGGAATTCTATTTATTGAAATGAGACCAAACACGATCCTTAATGTAATTGAAGGCATCCTTTTTAGTTCTTCCAAAAGTTTGAGGAAGGCCCAAATATTTGTCCATGTTCTCTCAAACAAGAATGCCAAAAATAGTAGCGACTGGGTTCTGGATCTCAGGGGTCGTATTCGGTGAAAAGAATAAAGCCGACTTAGTAAAATTAACCAATTGTCCAGAGGCAAGACTATAATCATGAAGAATATGCTTGATGACAGTCGCAGCTTCAGGAGAAGCAGATCTAAAAAGAAGGCTATCATCAGCAAAGAAAAGATGTGAAATAGTCGGGGCTCTCCTAGCAATTTTAATTCTAAGTGAATGTCGGCGTGGCTGGCGTTGCTGGGTTTTGTGATGAATGAGAGATGAAAGACCTTCAgagaaaagaataaataagtATGGGGAGAGCGGATCCCCTTGGCGAATTCCCCGGGAAGGCTTAACTTGTCCAAGAACCTGTTGGTTAATGGAGAAGGAAAAAGTTGTAGTAGATACACAGGCCATGACCAGGTTAATGAAACGCTGGGGAAAAGAAAATTTCTCCATTACTCTACGAACAAAAACCCATTCAACACGATCAAAGGCTTTGGCCATATCAAGCTTTAGGGCCATCCATCCCAATCGACCCGATTTACGGTGGGAAAGGGAGTGCATAACCTCTTGTCCAATAATAATGTTATCGGAGATTAAACGGTGTGGAAGGAAGGAACTTTGGGTGGGAGAGATTATGCGACTAAGAATTGGTTTAAGACGGTTGATCAGAACCCTAGAGATGATTTTGTAGAACGTGGAACAAAGGCTAATAGGGCGATAATCTGTTATCTGTTTAGGATTTGGCCGTTTAGGAATAAGAACAATGAGCGTCTTGTTGATGGCCGCTAAGTCTGCATCCCCATTCAGAAAGTTTAGAGCAGCAGTGATGATATCTTTACCGAACAAGTGCCAATTCTTTTGAAAGAAGCAACCACTGAACCCATCCAGACCCGGTGCTTTATCATGAGCAAGTTGGAATGTAGCTTTCTTAATTTCATTAGCAGAAAAGGTGGCTTGGAGAAGTTCAATTTCTTCCTCAGTAAGACATTCAATAATGCCTGGAAGAACAGAGTTGATGATCTCATCCTCATGGGATTGGCTTTGAAACAAGTGAGTAAAATACTTCTCAATAGTGTTTAAAATGGAGGATGTATCATTAGCCATGGAACCATCCGAGCGTTGAAGAGAAAGAATTTTGTTGGTGTTACGCCTCATAGAAGCCATACGATGAAAGTATCGAGTATTTTTATCACCAAGCTAGAGCCATGTGACACGGGATCGTTGTTGCCAGTAGTCCTCCTCTTTCTGCAACAAACTGTTTAATTCCTTTTCAAGCTTCCTTCCCTGATCTAATTTATCATTAGTGGGTCGAGGGAAGGATTGAACAACTTTGAGTTGAGATTGAACTTCACGAATTTGAGTAGCAAGCGGAGGTCCCAAAGATTGCTTCCATTGCTTAAGCCGGGACGAACAATTAGACAATTTTTCATTGAATCCAATCAATGGATTAGAATGATGATTCTGGTTGTTCAGCATCCAAGCATCGCGaaggcaagtctcaaaatcAGGTTCGGACATCCAAAGCCTATCAAAGATGAATCGGGGGACATGATGAGATTGGTCAACAGAGTGATGCAATGTGATAATAAGTGGCTGATGGTCAGAGCCAAAAAAATCGCCATGATAAAGACGAGGAGTAGGAAAGTGGACATCCCAATTAGCATTGGAGAGACACCAGTCAAGTCTTTCCTGGGTGTGAGACGGTTGTTTTTGTCGGTTAGTCCAAGTGAAAAGATTACCTAAAGGAGAAATAGGGTGACGTGCATGATTATCAACAAAGGATTGAAATTGTGTGGATGGAGCACGAGACATGTCACCCCCTATTTTGTCAGAAAGGGAAAGGTAATCATGAAAATCACCCATAATGAGCCAAGATTGTAACCGAGAATTTATACCAAGTCGGTCAATTAAATGCCAAGAATGCAGCTTATTTTGAGAGTGTGGTGCACCATAAAAAACTGTAAAAGTAAAAGCAGTAGAATTGGGAAATTTAAGATAACAGTGAAAATAACTTATATTATAAGAAAGTAAGGTTACATCCACATCATGTGTCTAGAGCAACAAAAGACCACCACTGAGCCCGACACGTGGGACCTCTAGACTGTTAGGAAATTTAAGACACGAAGCAAATTTATTTAAAGCTCCAACAGGGAGTTTAGACTCCATTATATACAAAAGTGTTGGGCGGTATTACTTCACTAACAGGGAGAGAGAACGGAATGCTCGTTTACTCCCTAATCCACGAGCATTCCAACTGATGATGCTCATGGCTCTAGGCGGGTACGCTGAGCGTCACCCGCCTCTTCAACTGTCTCTTCTTCAAGGGACTTGGCTAAATTGCGTGTGCGTTTGAGCATTCTTCTAAATTCAGCAGCATTCAGGCAGTCGGGTCGCTGGGGTTTGAACTTGCGAACCCGAGCAGTATTGGGAGCAGGATTAGCAGAGGAACCAACAGCAAATCGGAGTGGTTGAGATGGATGAAGATCAGCCAAAATGGTAGAGAAATCTTGGGAGACGGGCACCACATGTTGGGATGCTCTAGTGGTGGCCACCAAAGTCTCGGCTGAAGTGGAAACAACCGTGGGAAGAGGTGTAGCAAGTTGTTCAGCAGTGGTAATGGGTGGAAAGGATACTGGATTAGAGGGGATGGTGCTATTTTGAGAGATGGCAGGGGAAACACTTTGGGTGGTAGCAGTTTGTGTAACGGTCACAGTAGGTTGGGGATAGAGCCATGTAGTAGTAACTGGAGGAGGTTGGTTAAGGTTATGGGTGGGGGGAGTGATCATATGGGATGAGGATTGAGCCATATAGAGCCCCAGAAGAGTAGTTTGTGGGCTCATTGAATAGGCCTTCCGAGATGATTGGAGGTTGGTGAAACCGATAAGGAGGAGGAGGGGCCAAAGAAGTGGGGTTAGCTATATGTGGCCTCAGCCGAGTCCTTGAGCAAGCAATGTAAAAAGGATTTGAGGTAATTCGAATTTTGGCTCCTAAAGATTGATCATAGTGAAGCGAAGGGGGGGCTGAGGAAGAGTCACATTTAGCCAGAAATTCATGGTAATGCAAACGTTTTatactttatatttttcttaatgtGCTTCTATGGTAATTCAAACTAGTCTTTAAGGGAGGATTCTCGGAAGCTTTTAAGAATGATAAAGGATTCTATTGTGGGAGTGTGTTTTTGCATCAGTGATTTCAACAAAATTATGGACAATAATGAAAAGAGAGGGGGCAAAGATTGTGGTTAGGAGGCTATGGAGAGGTTCAGAAGTTGTGTTGATTATTGTGGTCTTATAGATTTCTATAAGGTAAAACAAGAGttgatagaaaaatatcatcatGCTGATGTTGGGACTAAGGTCTTGACGGTAAACAAGTTCAACTTGATACttgatcaatcttagaaattagTATACTAAGATTCCTAGCACACCAATCATGATGGATGCATTTTTTCTTCATcattattattcttttaataTTAAAGTAACAAGGTGGAATTTGTAGTATAGTTCCTCTAAATAAAACGATCTCCATTTGACTGTCATAGTAATGGATGCTTAGTTATCTCCTCGAAGTATGTTCTCGGATAGCTAACTAGTCCAGCCAAAAATGAGTCTCATGGAATGATAGTTGCCAACTGGAAGGGAGTTCCTGGTTGACTGTCATGTCCACTCAGGGTGTAGGCTTTAGGAAAGCTAGTCCCCCTCTGGAAGAGAGTTCCGGATAGCTAGTTATTCCTCCTAGAAGAAAGTCCCGGCTAGTTGACTCCAGCTAGTTCTTTCCTATCTAGGAAGTCACCTCAGCGAGTGCCTTGGTCTGTGATTCCGGAAGCCCTCATACTCGCTCTCAGATGCACTTAGACTTATGCTGATGTGGACCTAACCCTAGTTGCCTACCAATGTTGTGAATCATGTCGATCTTTATGACACGACATAAAATTGGTACGAGTTCAGGATATACGAACATAACttgatacaaaaaaaaatatatttgagcACAACACGACATAATGTTAGTTCAAAAATAGGCTTAAACAGACCACAACACAGAAAATAGACCTAATCACAGCACGACACGAAGCGTaagcataaataaactaatCTAAAAACccatgttaataataataataataataataataataataataataataataataataataataataataataataataataataataaatatttaaattttaatcatTCTAATTAATGTTGTATATGATTATGTGTAAAGAATTGTTGAAaagttatataaaaataattaaaattataaaaaaaatacatataatttggTAATTAACTCATTAATTGTAAAAAGAAATAACAAGTGAAACCTAAATTTGAGCACATATAAGAAAATGGGCTGACCTACTTATGAAAAACAAGCCAGTTCAAATAAAGCACAACACGAAGATATAGGCTTACAGGTCGTGTCAGACTTACCTTTTAAAATATTGACACGACAcgatctatatttttttatgggtCGGCACAACATGGCCCATATTATTATAAGTTTTTCAAAATATGAATTGAGTCAACACGACACACGTATTTACAATTATTGTAACAATGTTGTACAGTTTCTCTTCCTCTGCATTGATTCTTATGACCCACAGCTTAGAAACAAAGGtacatcaaataaaattttgttattaaaatatAAGTACCTATTATTATCTTCTAATTtcaattaacttttaaaattcgGGAACCAAATGATGGTATTCCAAGCTGTCTTTCTTTTGCAAACAATCAAGAGTTTGCAGCTTATGTTAAATCAGCAACATATGGTCACGACATTGATCTAAGTCAAATACACTATCAACACACTTCTCAAACTGCCAAATAAAACAACACTCACAAATGCACCAGATGCCTTTTCCTCAGCCCTTGGAAAAAACTAGCAAACCAACTGTATAAGGATCAACTACATAATGAGTCTTACTTGAAGTCTTTCAAGTTTTGCATCTAACTAAGCTGTTATTGCACATAAGCTAAGTGTTCTGGGCTTTCTTTTGATTGTATATAAGCCTACTTTTATTTCAATTTGGCAGTAAGTTAGCTTTTAGCTAAAGGTAGTAAATAAGCTTTTACCTATAACCTAGTGTTTGGTTGTATATAAAAAGCTTCTGTTTGTAACAATATATTAATGATCTTATGTCTACTAAAAATGTAAGTACAACAAAACTAGGGTCGATAACCGCACGACCTCTACTAGTATACATAGCTTTTAGAAATAGAAAGAATACCCGAGTCCCATGGCCGCGATGACACTTTCATTTTCATATTCAAATTCTATTTTGTTAAAACTTGTAAATTATGCTAGGCCGATTATCGAAATCATCCCAGAGAAAACTTATGACAGTACTTTGGTATGTATCTTGAAACCACAATTACGTCAAACAAGTAAAATGTTCTAAACCCACACGTGTATCTATTAAAGAGCATGAACTTTTTAATGATGCCTATCCATTGTTCTTTCTCATTTTAAAAACAGTGAAATCTTTGAAGCAAGAAACACATGCAAGGTGGGTTCCCATGAGGAACTGAATCCCAAACCTCATGGAGCCTCAGGATCTAACGTTGCCTACCGATGCTGTTGTGTCTGATCACAAGTAAACATGGAAGACCATATGCTATCTATAAAACTACAGCTATCTCTTCTTTTTCCCACCCTttccagattttgaagttgtAGCATTTGATGTGGATGCAGGCTCTGGCTTCTTTGTCCTCCCAGGATGTCTTGGCACTAACTCTGCGATTCGCAGCATCAGCTGTTTCCCTGCAAAATATGCTTATAAAGAGTCAAATATCAAACACAAAAATGCAAGTTTTATGTTTTAAATTTACACTCAAATACAGATCAAACTgcaattcaaaataaattcttAACACACCACTTCCAAGAAGAATAATACAGATTTTTTACTTTGTTTTCCTATGGCATACTGAAATAACTTCTTAATTGGTTTTTCTCTAAAGCTAGTAATTCCATATGTTTATGTACCTTAGATTGCTGGATGAGTTGTGATTTCAGActtcaaaataaatgattatCAATACCGACATAGTTTAATTTGCCTTCATAAATGTAACACGCGcaacattattaattatttttcctgGCATGAAACTCCAGCAAATTATGAAGTAAATGGGGGAATCAAACCGCACAGCAGGGCAACAGGCCAGCTACTCTCAATTACTATTTCACTAAAAGGGTAGCAGTCCAGTGCCATAAGGCAGAGATGCATTTATATTATGAAGAATCATTGGTTTTGGTAGCATCTACCATGTTAGTGAAGTGAGAATCTGTTTGCTGCCATTAGAGATTCACATAACAGTAATTACAATGGCACTGCAAACATGTTCTACGCATCTGAgtgaataaatattttattcttttaagaCAAACAAGTTATGAAGACAGATAAGATAATGGCCTGCTCATAGTAAGGAAATATATCTCATTCTTATCCATTCACAAATACATTTGACCAAGATCATGCTATAGCCTTTATATATTTACACGCACACACAAAACACACATTATAAAGCACCTGAATTTCAAGTACCTAAAAGTTATTCTTAAAAGTAAATGATCTTACTTGAAGAAATAGCTGGATTACAGAGAGTCCCATCCTCTTTTTTCAGCAGCACCCTTACCCTTCCTCTTTGCATGAAATCCCGTGGATAGGCTTTATCTATCTATAAATTCAAAACAcatatgaaatgaaaaataaatgtcgATCAAATTCAAATGTAACAAAAACTATCTTAGACCAACAAAAAGCATTGAAACTTCATACTCTTTGACAAGACACTAAGCAATAgctcaaaatattattttttacaagATAAACTTGAGTTAACAATTATGTCAGATACCTCAATTGCAAAAGGGAGTTTGAAATGGCTGCAACAATCTCCAATTTCAGCACAAGTAGGATTCTCACATGCTTTGCTCACACAAATCCGCCTCCCTTCAGGTATAGttttctttgaatttatatAGACTGGGTATATAACTACCCATTTCTTGATATTGATTATCTCTCCATCCATTGTATCTGAAAGAAAACCTCCGAAAAATGGGTTTGATTAAATTATACTAAATAAAGTAGAGGATAAGCAAAAATGCATACATTATCATCTCAGATCTACTAGAATTCTCCAGACAAAGCTGAGGATAATCACTTCATTATTCTAActtttctttcaaaataaaTCCGTAATAAAACGAACAAGGTTGGTTGATATACATTTATGTAACTCAATTCACCAAAATGAAATATTTCTAAAATTCTCCTTTCATTAAAAAAGGAATGAAAATGTCTTTTATTGTAGACAAGGAGAGTCAATTTCATTGCGAAATCCAGATATCACATTTTGGTTCAGTCAATAAAGATTATgggtttatatatacatataataccTATATAATAAATCTTATCGAACAAAATTTCTAGTGGCTCAccagaatatattttaaaaattctgTTAACTTTAACAGGAACATGTCAAATACAAACAATGACGCTGAAGAAATGCAAATGAAAAAACCATAATTGTTCACAACATCTCGAAACAGGTTGTTAGTTGGTAGCTATTCAACAAAATATTGCTCATTTTGGTTCAAAACTTCTCTAAAAAGATTATTAATTGGTAACTATTCAACGAAGCATTGCCTATTTTGC
This region of Cannabis sativa cultivar Pink pepper isolate KNU-18-1 chromosome 7, ASM2916894v1, whole genome shotgun sequence genomic DNA includes:
- the LOC115696284 gene encoding uncharacterized protein LOC115696284, giving the protein MGDFHDYLSLSDKIGGDMSRAPSTQFQSFVDNHARHPISPLGNLFTWTNRQKQPSHTQERLDWCLSNANWDVHFPTPRLYHGDFFGSDHQPLIITLHHSVDQSHHVPRFIFDRLWMSEPDFETCLRDAWMLNNQNHHSNPLIGFNEKLSNCSSRLKQWKQSLGPPLATQIREVQSQLKVVQSFPRPTNDKLDQGRKLEKELNSLLQKEEDYWQQRSRVTWL
- the LOC115698021 gene encoding signal recognition particle 19 kDa protein gives rise to the protein MDGEIINIKKWVVIYPVYINSKKTIPEGRRICVSKACENPTCAEIGDCCSHFKLPFAIEIDKAYPRDFMQRGRVRVLLKKEDGTLCNPAISSRKQLMLRIAELVPRHPGRTKKPEPASTSNATTSKSGKGGKKKR